A stretch of DNA from Nitrospinota bacterium:
CTTGCTGCATATAGCGCATACCCTGGCCACGGTCTCCTCCTCCAAAGGTGGGTCGCAGGAGATACAAAGGGCGCAATAATAGCACGGTGACTTTGAGGGCGCAAGGCTCTATGCTGGATCTCCATTGGGCCGGGGACGTCCGCGATCGCTGCTTTTACCCGCCGTCTCTTTTTCCCTTGCCTTGGCTCGCAATCCGGGTAGAATGGAGGAGACCTTCGTCGTTTTTTGATCCCCACAATTCATCGCGACCCACACTCCGGGGGAGAATCGTGGCCGAGACAGCCCTCAAAACGCCCGAACAGATGCGGAAGCTATTCCATCCAGAAAGCGTGGCCGTCGTAGGGGCCTCCACCGACCCGTCCAAGCTCGGACACGAAATTATGAAAAACATCATTGATGCCGGATTTGCCGGGCCCGTCCACCCCGTAAACCCAAAGGCCGAGGAGATACTGGGTAGGCCGGTCTCGGCCTCCATCAGCGCCCTGGCCGACCCGGTGGACCTAGCCGTCGTCATCGTTCCGGCCCGGTTCGTGCCGGGCGTCATCTCCGAGTGCGGTGAAAGAGGCGTCGGGGCGGCTATCGTCATCACGGGAGGCTTCAAGGAGGCCAGCCCGGCAGGAGAGGCCCTGGAGGCCGAACTCGTCGAGGCCGCCCAGAAGGCTGGAGTGGCCGTGGTAGGCCCCAACTGCCAGGGCATCAACCACCCATACCACGGGCTTTGCGCCTCCTGGCCCCTACTCACCAACCGGGGGCCTATCGCGCTGGTCAGCCAAAGCGGCACCGTGGGTGCGGCGCTGATGGACTGGGCCCAGCTCGAGGGGCTCGGGGTCTCATGCTTCGTCTCCATGGGAAACCGCTGCGACGTGGACGAGAGCGACCTCATCGCCTACTTCGCTCAGGACGAGCACACACGGGCCATTGCCATCTACCTGGAGGGTGTAAAAGACGGCCGGAAGTTCATCGCGGCCGTTGAGGCGTGCGAGAAGCCGCTTGTCATCCTAAAGGCTGGGCGGACCGAGCGGGGGCGCGTGGCCGCCGAGAGCCACACCAAGAGCCTGGCCGGCCGGGATGAAATCTACGAGGCCGTCTTCCGCCAGTACGGCATCTACCGGGCCGACACCCTCGAGGAGCTCTACGACTACGCTAAGGCCCTTGCCTACATGAAGACCCCCAAGGGGCGACGCATCCTCTTTCTCACCTCCTCTGGAGGGGCGGCCATCATCGCCACCGACGCGGCTGTGGAATGCGGCCTCGAGGTGCCTCACCTGCCGGAGGAGCTTTACGCGGGCTTGCGGAAGGAGCTGCCTGAGCACTTCGTCGTCGGAAACCCCTTTGACTTAACAGGCGACGCCACCGCGAAGATATACTCCGAAGTGGCCGAGAAGGCCGCCGAGCACTTCGACGTCCTGGGACTCATCTTCGGAGACCCCATAGATGAGGCCCACACGGCCGTTGACCCTGCGAGGGGAGACCTCGTCATATTCCTCGGCGGGGCCGAGATAGAGCGGGCCGAGCGGGAAAAGATCCACGCCATGGGAGTTCCCGTCTTCCCTACCCCAGAGCGGGGCATCAAGGCGCTGGCCCAGCTTTATAAATAGCCTCCCGGCCGGTAGGGGGCGTAACGCAAAGGAGAAGGTCGAGGAGCCACCGATGCATGAGCTGGTTGAGACCGCCGCGAAAGCTCCCCGCCACCTGACCGAGGCCGAGGCCTACGAGCTTTTGAGCGCCTACGGCTTCACCACTCCGGCTTGGCGGGTGGTCAGCTCATTCGGCGAAGCGGTCGAGGCCGCCTCCGAGCTCGGCTATCCGGTGGCGCTCAAGCTCTCCTCGCCCACCGTCCTCCACAAGAGCGACGTGGGAGGAGTGGTGTTGGGCCTCGACGGTCCGGAGGACGTTGCGTCAGCCTT
This window harbors:
- a CDS encoding CoA-binding protein; protein product: MRKLFHPESVAVVGASTDPSKLGHEIMKNIIDAGFAGPVHPVNPKAEEILGRPVSASISALADPVDLAVVIVPARFVPGVISECGERGVGAAIVITGGFKEASPAGEALEAELVEAAQKAGVAVVGPNCQGINHPYHGLCASWPLLTNRGPIALVSQSGTVGAALMDWAQLEGLGVSCFVSMGNRCDVDESDLIAYFAQDEHTRAIAIYLEGVKDGRKFIAAVEACEKPLVILKAGRTERGRVAAESHTKSLAGRDEIYEAVFRQYGIYRADTLEELYDYAKALAYMKTPKGRRILFLTSSGGAAIIATDAAVECGLEVPHLPEELYAGLRKELPEHFVVGNPFDLTGDATAKIYSEVAEKAAEHFDVLGLIFGDPIDEAHTAVDPARGDLVIFLGGAEIERAEREKIHAMGVPVFPTPERGIKALAQLYK